One Candidatus Symbiobacter mobilis CR genomic window, ACTATTTCCTCCACGGCTTTTCGCTGCGTACCTACACCCCAGCAGGGCGATTGCGCAGCGAAATCGTCGGCGCACATGCCAAGCATTACCCCGACTCCGGCACGCTCGACATCGAAGGGGTACGCATCCGTTCCTTCGACGCGGCAGGCCACCCCAGCATCGCCAGCGCCAACCGTGCCCTGACAGATGCCGACGCGACGGAAGTGCGTCTCGTCGGCAACGCGCACATCCTGCAGGCTGCTGCCTCTGCTGCCTCTGCTGCCTCCAGCGGTCGCAAACATCCTGCCATGGAATTTCGGGGGGAGTTCCTGCACATCTTCACGACGACACGCCGGGTCATTTCCGACCGGCCCATAGCACTGAGGCATGGTGCCCACCGTTTCACTGCGGATCGTCTAGACATGGATGACCGCACCCAGGCCGTCGTGCTCGACGGCCATGTTCGCGCCACGCTGATGGCTCGCGCCACTCCCCACTCCCCATGAGTTCGAGTTCCCTGGTGCTGATCACCGGAGCGACCAGTGGCATCGGCGAAGCCTTGGCGCATCGCTACGCCACGCTGGGCCACCGTCTGGCACTGGTTGCACGGCGGGAGGATGCGCTGCAAACCGTGCTCAGCGCCCTGCCCACTCATCCTGCCGGCCACTGTGCCTACGCTGCCGACGTGCGTAACGCACCAGATATGGCCCAGGTCGCCCAGCGCTGCATCGAACGCCAGGGGCTGCCCGATATCGTCATTGCGAATGCAGGCATCAGCGCGGGGGTCGATACCGCAGAGGCAGACGATTTGCTCATCCTGCGCAACATCATCGAAACGAATGTGCTGGGCATTGCGCACACCTTTTCCCCCTTCCTTGCCGCGATGCGTGCCCGCGCAAGCGGGGTGCTGGTGGGCAT contains:
- the lptC gene encoding LPS export ABC transporter periplasmic protein LptC, yielding MTGSPPPPWMLRVLSRLTLYSPVLLMGTLASFSYWLVHTSAAPTTPAASEAASPHDDYFLHGFSLRTYTPAGRLRSEIVGAHAKHYPDSGTLDIEGVRIRSFDAAGHPSIASANRALTDADATEVRLVGNAHILQAAASAASAASSGRKHPAMEFRGEFLHIFTTTRRVISDRPIALRHGAHRFTADRLDMDDRTQAVVLDGHVRATLMARATPHSP